DNA from Halobaculum sp. XH14:
CTGACCGTCGACGACGCGGTGGAACTGCTGACGACCGGCACCGACGGCGCGACGAGCATCGACCAGGAGCGCAAGGAGGCGGTGCTGGAGGCCGCGGACCGCCGGCGCGCCGAGGTCGTCGGCGACGACGTCACGTTCGTCGCGAACCTGAACAACAACGTCACGACGGCGTGCAACACGGGCTGTCTGTTCTGCAACTTCAAGGACACCGCCCACCGGTTCGAGGTCGACCGCGACGGCGACGGAGGGCCGTCGCGGCGCACCGACCACGACGGCGACGGAGAGCCGTCGCGGCGCACCGACCACGGCGGGTTCACCAAGACCCCCGCCGAATCCAGGGCGGCCGTCGAAGCCGGACTCGATCGGGGCATCTACGAAGTCACCTCGGTCTCCGGGCTGCACCCCGCGTTCGCGCTGAACGACGACCACCACGAGATCCTCCGCGGGTTCGAGAACCCGGCCCGCGAGGTGAACTACAAGCCGCCCGAGCGCTACGTGGTCGACCCCGGCACGTACGTCGAGCAGATGGCGGCCATGTCCGTGGGCGGCATCCACCTCCACTCGATGACGCCCGAGGAGGCGTACCACGCCCGGCGGGGAACCGACTGGAGTTACAGGGAAGTGTACGAGAGACTCCGGGAGGCGGGCCTCGATTCGGCGCCCGGCACCGCCGCGGAGATCCTCGTGGACGAGGTCCGCGAGGTCATCTGCCCCGGGAAGATCGACACGCAGGGGTGGCTCGACGCGATGGAGGGCGCGGTCGCGGCCGGCCTCGACGTCACCTCGACGATGATGTACGGCCACGTCGAGAACGAGATGCACCGGGCGATGCACCTCGAACGGATCCGGGACCTCCAGGACCGGACCGGCGGCATCACCGAGTTCGTCCCGCTCTCGTTCGTCCACGAGCGCACCCCGCTCTACGAGCACGGCGTCGTCTCGGGCGGCGCGAGCGACGACGAGGACGAACTGCTCATCGCGGTCGCGCGCCTGTTCCTCGACAACGTCGAGAACGTCCAGACGTCGTGGGTGAAGTACGGCGACGAGAAGGCGCTGAAGACGCTCTCGTGCGGGGCGAACGACTTCATGGGCACCATCCTCTCGGAGGAGATCACCAAGCGCGCGGGCGGACAGTTCGGCGAGTTCCGGAGCTTCGACGACTACGTCGAGATGGTGACCTCAATCGGTCGCACCCCGGTCGAGCGGTCGACGGACTACCGGACGACCCGCGAACTCGACCCGACCGAGGCCGGCCCGTTCGGCCCGACGCTCGGCCCGCGGGCCGACGGAACGCCGCTGTTGACCCCCGAGGAACGCGAGGCGAGGGCCGCCGGCGACCCCGGCGCCATCGCCGACGACTGAGCCGATCCACGGGGAGGACCCACCTTCTGGGGCAACGTTCCCGACCATCCCGCGACGACGACCGCCCGACTGACCACAGCGGTACGGGCGTCAGTCGGCGGACGCGCTCGGCCCGATCGACCATCGGGTTGGACTGAACGGGGCCGCGTCGCTCGGGGAACCCCGACCCCTCAAGCACCGCAGGGAGCGAACGAAGTGAGCGACTGA
Protein-coding regions in this window:
- the cofH gene encoding 7,8-didemethyl-8-hydroxy-5-deazariboflavin synthase subunit CofH; its protein translation is MTRPSAADLDPDDLGFAHVPETDQSFENALAKARDGQRLTVDDAVELLTTGTDGATSIDQERKEAVLEAADRRRAEVVGDDVTFVANLNNNVTTACNTGCLFCNFKDTAHRFEVDRDGDGGPSRRTDHDGDGEPSRRTDHGGFTKTPAESRAAVEAGLDRGIYEVTSVSGLHPAFALNDDHHEILRGFENPAREVNYKPPERYVVDPGTYVEQMAAMSVGGIHLHSMTPEEAYHARRGTDWSYREVYERLREAGLDSAPGTAAEILVDEVREVICPGKIDTQGWLDAMEGAVAAGLDVTSTMMYGHVENEMHRAMHLERIRDLQDRTGGITEFVPLSFVHERTPLYEHGVVSGGASDDEDELLIAVARLFLDNVENVQTSWVKYGDEKALKTLSCGANDFMGTILSEEITKRAGGQFGEFRSFDDYVEMVTSIGRTPVERSTDYRTTRELDPTEAGPFGPTLGPRADGTPLLTPEEREARAAGDPGAIADD